One part of the Malus sylvestris chromosome 2, drMalSylv7.2, whole genome shotgun sequence genome encodes these proteins:
- the LOC126600054 gene encoding aspartyl protease family protein 1-like isoform X3: protein MAAGTCRASYGSSAARLLLSFLVLDWASRTCFGLGTYGFDIHHRFSDPVKAILGSDELPEKGSAEYYAAMAHRDRLIRGRHLSTADDQTTPLAFEYGNITYRISAFGHLHYANVSVGTPSTSYLVALDTGSDLLWLPCDCSSCVRGLQLSNGDVIQFEIYSPNTSSTSKKISCNNTFCSQPQSCASASSACNYRIEYLSNETSSTGVLVEDVLHLSTDDAQQKDVPARIAFGCGKDQTGIFLDGAAPNGLLGLGMEDVSIPSILAGQGLALNSFSMCFGLDGIGRIRFGDNGSQGQAETPFNHDSQSYPTYNITITQIAIGKSVTDLEFYAIFDSGSSFTYLNDPAYTQITESFNSVLKNSRHPKDSDIPFEYCYDISPNQSVNLTMKGGKQYSLLDPLVPVSNSDESTGFYCLGVVKSGDVNIIGQNFMTGYRVIFDREKMVLGWKESNCYNDEETVTFPIIPSKSPTASPRSLNPEAASGSTNKSSIPGSNHSPKLKNSFTTAITILLFVFLATV, encoded by the exons ATGGCGGCCGGGACTTGCAGAGCTTCTTACGGTTCCTCCGCCGCGCGTCTCTTACTCTCTTTTTTGGTATTGGATTGGGCTTCTCGGACCTGTTTCGGGCTCGGGACGTACGGGTTCGATATCCACCACCGGTTCTCGGATCCCGTCAAGGCAATTCTGGGTTCCGATGAGCTGCCGGAGAAGGGGAGCGCCGAGTACTACGCCGCTATGGCCCACCGAGACCGCTTGATTCGGGGCCGGCATCTCTCCACCGCCGACGATCAAACGACGCCGCTTGCTTTCGAATACGGAAACATCACGTATCGGATTAGTGCGTTTGGCCA TCTGCATTATGCAAATGTATCTGTGGGGACGCCGAGCACATCATATCTTGTGGCATTGGACACAGGCAGCGATTTGCTCTGGTTGCCATGTGATTGCAGCAGCTGCGTCCGCGGCCTCCAGCTCTCGAATGGAGAT GTAATACAATTTGAAATCTACAGCCCTAATACGTCATCAACGAGCAAAAAGATTTCTTGCAACAACACATTTTGTTCACAACCCCAAAGCTGCGCTTCAGCAAGTAGTGCTTGCAATTACAGGATCGAGTATCTGTCTAATGAAACCTCATCTACTGGGGTCTTGGTAGAGGATGTTTTGCACCTATCTACCGACGATGCTCAACAAAAAGATGTACCTGCACGGATTGCCTTTGG TTGTGGTAAGGACCAGACTGGTATATTTTTGGACGGAGCAGCTCCCAATGGTCTATTAGGGCTTGGTATGGAAGATGTATCCATTCCTAGCATTTTAGCAGGACAGGGCCTTGCTTTGAATTCATTTTCCATGTGTTTCGGACTTGACGGAATTGGGAGAATCAGATTTGGTGATAATGGAAGCCAAGGCCAAGCAGAAACACCGTTCAATCATGATAGCCAATCATA TCCAACTTACAACATTACTATCACTCAAATAGCCATCGGAAAAAGTGTTACCGATCTCGAATTCTATGCAATTTTTGACTCTGGTAGCTCATTTACATACCTAAACGATCCAGCTTACACGCAGATTACTGAGAGT tTCAACTCTGTGCTTAAAAATAGTCGGCATCCAAAGGATTCAGATATTCCTTTTGAATATTGTTATGACATAAG TCCAAATCAATCGGTGAACTTGACAATGAAAGGTGGAAAGCAGTATTCTCTCCTCGATCCACTGGTACCCGTGTCCAATTCG GATGAATCCACAGGGTTCTATTGCCTGGGCGTCGTCAAAAGTGGAGATGTTAATATCATCGGAC AAAACTTCATGACGGGTTATCGCGTAATTTTTGACCGTGAGAAGATGGTATTGGGTTGGAAGGAATCCAACT GTTACAACGATGAGGAAACCGTCACTTTTCCCATCATCCCATCGAAATCTCCGACGGCCTCCCCCCGGAGCCTCAACCCGGAGGCCGCATCAGGGAGTACCAACAAATCTAGCATACCGGGATCAAATCATTCACCAAAATTGAAGAACTCTTTCACGACTGCAATCACCATTCTTCTTTTTGTATTTCTCGCTACTGTGTGA